One stretch of Castor canadensis chromosome 12, mCasCan1.hap1v2, whole genome shotgun sequence DNA includes these proteins:
- the B3gnt2 gene encoding N-acetyllactosaminide beta-1,3-N-acetylglucosaminyltransferase 2, with amino-acid sequence MSVGRRRIKLLGILMMANVFIYLIVEVSKSSSQEKNGKGEVIIPKEKFWKISSPPQAYWNREQEKLNKRYNPILSMLANQTGDAYGPSNISHLNYCEPDLRVMSVVTDFNNLPDRFKDFLLYLRCRNYSMLIDQPNKCAKKPFLLLAIKSLTPHFARRQAIRESWGRESNVGNQTVVRVFLLGQTPPEDNHPDLSDMLRFESEKHQDILMWNYRDTFFNLSLKEVLFLRWVSTSCPDAEFVFKGDDDVFVNTHHILNYLNSLSKNKAKDLFIGDVIHNAGPHRDKKLKYYIPEVVYSGVYPPYAGGGGFLYSGHLALRLYSITDRVHLYPIDDVYTGMCLQKLGLVPEKHKGFRTFDIEEKIRNNICSYVDLMLVHSRKPQEMIDIWSRLQNAHLKC; translated from the coding sequence ATGAGTGTTGGACGTCGAAGAATAAAGTTGTTGGGTATCCTGATGATGGcaaatgtctttatttatttgattGTGGAAGTCTCCAAAAGCAGTagccaagaaaaaaatggaaaggggGAGGTAATAATACCCAAAGAAAAGTTCTGGAAGATATCTAGCCCTCCCCAGGCATACTGGAACAGAGAACAAGAGAAGCTAAACAAGAGGTACAACCCCATCTTGAGCATGCTGGCCAACCAGACAGGAGATGCATATGGGCCTTCCAACATAAGCCATCTGAATTACTGTGAACCTGACCTGAGAGTCATGTCAGTTGTGACAGATTTTAACAATTTGCCGGACAGATTTAAAGACTTTCTTCTGTACTTGAGATGTCGAAATTATTCAATGCTTATAGATCAACCAAATAAATGTGCAAAGAAACCCTTCTTACTGCTGGCGATAAAGTCCCTTACGCCACACTTTGCCAGAAGGCAAGCAATTCGGGAGTCCTGGGGCAGAGAAAGCAATGTGGGAAACCAGACAGTGGTGCGAGTGTTCTTGCTGGGTCAGACCCCTCCTGAGGACAACCACCCTGACCTTTCAGATATGCTGAGATTTGAGAGTGAGAAGCACCAGGACATTCTGATGTGGAACTACAGAGATACCTTCTTCAACCTGTCTCTGAAGGAGGTGCTGTTTCTCAGGTGGGTGAGCACCTCCTGCCCTGACGCTGAGTTCGTTTTCAAGGGTGACGACGACGTTTTTGTGAATACTCATCACATCCTGAATTACTTGAATAGCTTATCTAAGAATAAAGCCAAAGATTTGTTTATAGGTGATGTGATCCACAATGCTGGACCTCATCGGGATAAGAAACTGAAGTACTACATCCCAGAAGTCGTTTACTCCGGAGTCTACCCACCGTACGCAGGGGGAGGCGGATTCCTCTACTCCGGCCACTTGGCCCTGAGGCTGTACAGTATAACTGACCGGGTCCATCTCTACCCCATTGATGATGTTTATACTGGAATGTGCCTTCAGAAACTCGGCCTCGTTCCAGAGAAGCACAAAGGCTTCAGGACATTTGATATCGAGGAGAAAATCAGGAATAATATTTGTTCCTATGTAGATCTGATGTTAGTACACAGTAGAAAACCTCAGGAGATGATTGATATTTGGTCACGGTTACAAAATGCtcatttaaaatgctaa